One part of the Desulfonema ishimotonii genome encodes these proteins:
- a CDS encoding GNAT family acetyltransferase — translation MEIREYRKSDENEVVELWIKCNLTVPWNNPQKDIKRKLQKDRDLFLVGISDGKIIASVMGGYDGHRGWINYLAVDPEYQRKGLARQIMAAAEQRIRGKGCPKINLQVRAANNAVIRFYEAMGYRDDNVISLGKRLEEDGPVSV, via the coding sequence ATGGAAATACGCGAATACCGGAAATCAGATGAAAATGAGGTCGTTGAGTTGTGGATAAAATGCAACCTCACCGTCCCGTGGAACAATCCGCAAAAAGACATTAAACGGAAGCTGCAAAAGGACCGGGACCTGTTTCTTGTGGGAATTTCAGATGGGAAGATCATTGCCTCGGTCATGGGCGGATACGACGGCCACCGGGGATGGATCAACTACCTTGCCGTTGATCCCGAATACCAGCGAAAGGGACTTGCCCGGCAGATCATGGCAGCGGCGGAACAACGCATCAGGGGCAAGGGCTGCCCCAAAATCAACCTTCAGGTGCGGGCGGCCAACAACGCCGTGATCCGGTTTTATGAAGCGATGGGGTACAGGGATGACAATGTCATCAGCCTGGGGAAGCGGCTGGAGGAAGACGGGCCGGTGAGTGTCTGA